The nucleotide sequence GCCCCACCCGGGGTTGCCGGAAGAAGACCGGCCCGGGGTCGGAGATCCGGATCGCCACCGCGACCGCGACGAAGAGCGGGACCAGCAGCAGCAGCCCCAGCCCGGCGGCGAACCGGTCCAGCAGGTTCTTGGCCAGCAGCGCCGGGCCGGAGAGGGTCGGCTCCTCGACGTGCAGCAGCGGCAGGCCCTCGATCGGCCGGATGTGCACCCGGGGGCCGGCGATGTCGGTGAGCTGCGGCGCCACGATCAGGTCGACGCCGGAGCCTTCGAGTTGCCAGGCCAGCCGGCGCAGCTCGCCCGGCTCGGTGCTGGCCGACCCGCAGACCGCGATGGTGTCGCCGCCGACCTCCCGGACCAGCGAGAGGATGTCGCGGCCGGCGTAGACCGGGATCGGCGTCTCGATGCCCCGGGCAGCGGCGTAACCGTCGGTGAGGTGGATCGCCACCGGCACCAGCCCGGCGGCGGGCACCCGCTTGATCGCCTTGTAGACCTCCAGCGCCTCCGGCAGGGTGCCGACCAGCACGATCCGCTGGGCGGCCTGCCCGGCCCGGCGACGCACGGTGTGCAGCAGCAGCCGGGCGGTGGAACGGGCGACCAGGACCAGCAGCAGGGTGCCGAGCAGCGCGGTGCCGACGGTCCACCGGGACAGGTCGGTCTTGGTGGCGAAGGCGAGGAACGAGACGCTGGCCGCGACCGCCACGCCGGCCCGGGTGACCCGCTTGAACTCGTCGGTGCCGAGCCCGAGGTAGCGGCGGTCGTACGCGCCGTTGGCCCAGAGCACGATCAGCCAGCCGAGCGGCAACAGCAGGTAGGAGACGGTATGGAACCAGGTGGGGTCCTTGTCCGCGTCGGTGAAACCGGCCGCCGCCTGGTCGAACGACTGGATCGCGAGCCAGCTCGCCAGGACCGCCGCGCCGAAGTCGAGCAGCAGCAGGATCGCGATGTACGGCCGGTGCCAGCGGGAGACCCGCCGACGCGCCCGCGCCCACGCCGAGCGGGGGACCCCGTTCGGCTGCGGAGCGGTCGGTGGCTGGATCTCGAAGCTGTCGACGTGACGCAGAGTACTCGGTTGGCCGTTGCCTACCGGGCGTTGGAGGCTTGTCGTCACCTCACCCACGTCCTCCCGCGTGACACGTGCCGCCCCTCTGCCGTAAGGGGCTCGGGTCGCCCACCGTCTCAGTCTCTCCCCTGCCGGCCCCGATCCCGGTTCGTCCGCCAGCGCCGTCTCGTGGCGCGGCCGGACGAATCGTGATCGTCGGTGACGCCGACCCGAGGGACAGCACGCCGCCCGCCTCGCCAGCAACGAGAGCCGGACCGCCCGCAGCGGAGTCGCAGACCGGGGTCACTATACCGACGGAGCACGGTGGCGGTAGAGCCCGGCGGTTGCCGGTTTCTTGCCCAGTGGGCGGTTTCGACCCGGAGTAGGGGCCGGGATCACTCAACGTACAAGCAGTTTCGCTCAACATACAAACACAAGCACGCAACCAGCGAACCCGATCGATCAAGCGGGGCCGCCGACCGGTCAACGGACCAGCCGGGAGAGCCGGCGGTCGGCGAGCGGCTTGCCGCCGGTCTGACACTTCGGACAGTATTGCAAGCTCGAGTCGGCGAACGACACCTCACGAATCGTGTCGGCACAGACCGGACAGGGCAGCCCCGTCCGGGCGTGCACCCGCAGCCCGGCCCGCTTCTCCCCCTTCAACTCCGCCGCCCGCTGGCCGAGCGAGCGCTCCACGGCGTCCCCGAGCACCTGCCGGGTCGCCGCGTGCAGCGTCGCCAACTGCTCGTCGGTGAGCCGGTTGGTGAGCGCGAACGGCGACAGCTTCGCGGTGTGCAGGATCTCGTCCGAGTACGCGTTGCCGATCCCGGCCAGCACCTCCTGGTCGGTCAGCACGCCCTTGACCTGGCCCCGTCGACCGCGCAGCCGTTCGGCGAAGGTGGACAGCTCGGCGGCGAGCGCGTCCGGCCCGAGCCGGGCCACCCCGGGCACCTGCGCCGGATCGGTCACCAGGTACACGGCGAGCTTCTTCTGGGTACCGGCCTCGGTCAGGTCGAAACCGGACCCGTCGTCGAGTCGTACCCGCAGCGCGATCGGGCCCTTGCCCGGCTTGAGCGGCAGGCCCGAGTTGAACGACTCCCGGTAGTGCAGCCAGCCGGCCCGGGCCAGGTGCACCACCAGGTGCACGTCCGGCACACCGTCGCCGGCCAGCGTCACGTCGAGGAACTTGCCGTGCCGGCCCGCCGTCGTGACCTGCCGTCCGGCAGCCGCCGACGGCGCCGGATCGTACGTCTTCAGGGCGCTTATCGCCGCCACCTCGATCCGGTCGACCCGCCGGCCGACCGCCCGCTCGCGCAGGTAGCCGGCGAGCGCCTCCACCTCAGGTAACTCGGGCACGGGATAAACGGTAGCGTTCAATCCCGGCCACGCGCCCGACGCGCGGGACGGGAAGGACCCGATCATGGAGGAGGGGCGACCGGCGTGCAGGTGATCGTCGCGCACAACCGGTACCGCGAGGCGCAGCCGTCCGGCGAGAACACCATCGTCGACCAGGAGATCGTCCAGCTCCGGGCCGCCGGGGTGACCGTCCGTCCCTTCCTGCGGAGTTCCGACGAGATCGCGGAGTTCTCCCCGACCGCCAAGGCGCTGTTGCCGATCTCCCCGATCTACGCGCCGAAGGCGCAGCAGGAGCTGAGCCGGCTGATCACCGAGCACCGGCCGGACGTGTTGCACCTGCACAACCCGTACCCGCTGCTCTCCCCCTGGGTGGTCCGGACCGCGCACAAGCACGGGGTGCCGGTGGTGCAGACGGTGCACAACTACCGCCAGGTCTGCTCCTCCGGGCTCTACTTCCGGGACGGCCGGATCTGCCAGGACTGCCGGGGCCGGGCGCTCGGGGTGCCAGCGATCGTGCACCGCTGCTACCGGGGTTCCCGGGCGCAGAGCGCGCTGATGGCGACCACCCTGGCCGTACACCGGCCGACCTGGCGCTCGGTGGACCGCTACATCGCGCTCACCTCCGGGATCGCCGCGCACCTGCGCGACTACGGCATCCCGGACGACCGGATCGTGGTCAAGCCGAACGCCATCCCGGACCCCGGCCCGCCGCCGCCGCTCGGCGACGGCTTCCTCTTCTTCGGCCGGCTCTCCCCGGAGAAGGGCGTCGGGCTGCTGCTCGACGCCTGGCGCCGGCACCCGGTCGGTGCGCTCGGGCCGCTGCGCATCGCCGGGGACGGCGAGCTGCGGCCACTCGCCGAGGCGGCGGCCGCCGAACGGGCCGACGTCGAGTTCCTCGGCCCGCTGGACCGGGCCGGGGTGGCCGCCGCGCTCCGGGCCACCGCCGTGGTGCTGGCCGTGCCGACCTGGCACGACGTGCTGCCCACGGTGGTGATCGAGGCGCTGGCCGCCGGCCGCCCGGTGCTGGGTACCGCGCTCGGCGGCATCCCGTACCTGGTCGGCGCGGACGACCCGGGCGGGCCCGCCGGCTGGCTGGTGCCGGCCGACCCGGCGGCGCTGGCCGCCGCGCTGCCGGCCGCCCGGGACGGCGCGACCGGCAGCGCCCCGCTGGCCCGGGCCCGCTACGAGCGCACCTTCCACCCCGACGTGGTCACCAAGCGACTCCTGGACGTCTACGCCCAGCTGTGAGGTGTAAGGAAGGGCCCCCTATACAACAGAAAACGATAAGAGGGGGCCCTTCCTTACACCCTCAGCGCAGTGAGGCGCGGGCGGAGAAGGCGATGCTGGCCAGCAGGAAGCCGCCGTTGACGAGGGTGAAGGCGGCGATCAGCCAGGTGGTCCACTCCGGCACCACCATCAGCACCAGCCCGGCCAGGAAGATCACCGCGCCGTAGTCGCGGATCAGTTTCACCAGGCGTACCGGCAGCGAGGTCGAGGTGACCATGCTGGCCGCGTTCGGGCCGGCCGCCATCACCGAGGTCACCAGGTTGACCATCCAGGTGCCGGCGAACGCCGCGACCAGCCAGATCGGAGCCGACGGCCGCTGCGCCACCGCCGTCGCCGACAGCGCGGTGACCAGGGCGATCTGGGCGGCCACGTCACAGAGCACGTCCACCCGGGCGCCGGCCGGGCTGCCCTGACCGGTGACCCGGGCGAGCTGGCCGTCCGCGCAGTCCAGGGCGTACGCCAACTGCCAGCCGAGCAGCGCGGCCAGCCCGACCAGCCAGGCTGGCACCTCCCCGGCGGCGACCGGCCCGGCCAGGGTGACCACGGTCACCGAGACGGCCAGCCCGAGCACCAGGTTGGCCATGGTCAGCGCGGTGGGCGGCAGTCCCGTCCGGTGCGCCGCCAGGGCCAGGGCGGCGCCGATCCGCTGGCTGATCGCCTCGCTGAACAGGCCACCGCCCCGGTTGACCCGGTAGAAGTCGGCGGCGGTCGGCGGGGGCACCAGGTCAGCCGAGATGTTCACGGATTGCATCGACGTAGTTTGCCAGCCGTTCAGCGATCGCCGCAGCAGGCAGGTCGAGGTGTTCGAGGATGGTGTACCGGTCCGGCCGGGTGCTCGGGGCGTGCCCGACGGCCGCCACGAACTCGTCGTCGCCGAGCCCCAGCTCGGCGGGGGTGGTCGGCAGGCCGTGCCGGTGCAGGCAGGAGGCGAGCTGGCCGAACCGCTCCAGGTCGCCGCGCAGGTAGGTGCAGAAGAGCGCACCGAGCCCGACCTGCTCGCCGTGCGAGGCGGTGCCGGGGTTGAGCCGGTCCAGCGCGTGCGAGATCTCGTGGCAGCCGCCGCTGACCGGCCGGGTCGAGCCGCAGATCGAGGAGGCGATCCCGCCCAGGATCAGCGCCTCGGCGAGGGTGGTCAGGAAGGCGTCGTCGGTGATCTTCCCCGGGTGGTTGACCAGCGCCTCGGCCCCGGAGCGGGCCAGCGTCACGGCGAGTCCGTCGATCGGCTCCGCGCGTACCCGGTGCGCCAGTTCCCAGTCCGCGACCGCGCTGAGATTGCTCAGCGCGTCCCCGATGCCGGCCTGGGTCTGCCGGTCCGGGCCGTTCTCCACGAAGTCGAGGTCGACCACGATGGCGATCGGGATGTGCACCCCGTAGGAGCCCTTGCCGCCGTCGTGGTCGAGCGACGCGGTCGGCGAGGCGATCCCGTCGTGCGCCAGGCTGGTCGCCACGGACACCATCGGGATGCCGTAGCGCGACGCGGCCCACTTGGCGGTGTCGATGGTCCTGCCGCCGCCGATCCCGACCACCGCGTCGTAGGAGCGGCGGCGCAGCTGGTCGCCGAGTTCCTGGGCGGCGTCCAGGGTGCCGCCGGTCACCGTGAAGACGTCGGCGTTGCCCAGGCCGGGCCGGCACAGCTCGGCGATCCGCTCACCCTGCCCGGGGCCGACCACCACGGCTACCTCGCCGCCGGCCGAGATCCGCCGGTCGGCCAGCAGCCCGCCGAGGTCCGCGACCGCGCCGCGGCGCACGTCGATCACCAGCGGGGTGTTGACGGTACGGGCTAGTAGTGGCATGCGATCTCCCGGGCTCGGGCCAGGTCCTCGTGGTTGTCCACCTCGACCCAGGGCAGGTCGCCGATCGGTGCCGCCCGGACCTCGCCGCCGCGCCGGGCGAACTCCTGGTAGCCGTCCTCGTAGTAGAGGTTCGGGTCGCGCCGCCAGGTCGCCTCCAGCGCGTCGGCCAGCTCACCGGCGATCCGGCCCTCGATCAGGGTCGCCCCGATGTACTCGCCGTACGCCTGCGCCGGGTCGAGCAGCTTGCTGATCCGGGTGAGCTGGCCGGAGTCGTCGAAGACGGTCTTCATCTCCTCCTCGGCGAGCTTCTTCACGGTGTCGACCGCGAGCAGGATGCCGGGGCCACGGGCGGCGAGCAGGGTCTGCTCCACGTCGACCGGGTGCACGGTGTCGCCGTTGACCAGCAGCGCGTCCTGGGCGAGGTGCTCCCGGGCCAGCCAGAGCGAGTACGCGTTGTTCCACTCCTCGGCCCGGTCGTTCTGCACCAGGGTGAGCGTGACGCCGTACCGGTCCTCCAGGGCGGACTGCCGGGCCCGGACCGCCTCGGCGGCGTACCCGACGACCACGGTCACGTCGGTCAGCCCGACCCGGGCCAGGTTGCGCAGCGCGATGTCGAGGATCGTGGTCTCGCCGTCGACCGGAATGAGCGCCTTGGGCAGGGTGTCCGTGTACGGCCGCAGCCGGCGACCCGCCCCTGCGGCCAGTACCACACCGATCATTCCGGGTCCTTCCTCGCGACACGTCCGACGCACGGAGGATAGCGCCGCGTGTCCGGAGTACGAATTCCCGGCGAACGGCGGGCCAACCCGGGTCGATGTGACCCTGGGTGAAGGGGACGCGACGACCCACCGGGGGCGGTACCGGACCGGGGTGGGTCACCCGGGCAGGGCGGCCAGGTCGGCGAGCAGGCGGAGCCGCTCCGGCGGCGTCAGTACGGCGTACGGCCCGGCCGCCCGGCGGTCCGTCTCCAGCTCGATGGCGAGCCGTTCCGGTCCCGCCGCCAACTCGACGATGCTCCGGGCGGTGTGCCCGGCGGCCTGCCACGCGGCGGCGTGCGCGTCGGCGCGGTGGTAGCGCAGCACGCCGAGCCGGTTGAGCAGCAGTACGCCCGGCGGGGTGCCGTCCGGCTCGTAGGGCGGCGCCATCGCCTCGAACGCCCGGCCGTCGGTCGGCCCCTGGACACCGGCGGTGTCGGCCGGCTCGGTCCCACCGGTCGAGGGCGGCAGGCGGCCGTAGCCATGGTCGGGACCGGCACCGGGACCGAGTTCGGCACCGGCACCGGCGGCCGGGGCGGCGGCGGTGCCCGGGTCGGCGAGTGCGGCCGAGAGCAGCCGGCCGAGGGTGCCGGCGAGCCGGCGTACCCGCTCGGGGTGTGCCGCCCAGATCTCGTCGGTCAGCTCGGCGTGCAGCGCGAACAGGTCGGTCAGGAAGGCCCGGCCGCGCTCGGTGGCCAGGATGCCGCCGTCCGGCAGCCGGTGCAGCATGCCGTGTGCGACCTGCTTGTCCAGCGCCCGCTGGCACTCGGCCGGGTCGCCGTAGCGGAACAGGGCGGCCAGCCCGGTGCGGTCGACGGTGCCGCCGGGGGCCGCCAGCCTGGTCCGGAAGTCGACCAGGAAGCCGGTGGCGGCCGGCCCGCCGTAGCTCTGCACCAGTTCGGCGCCGCCCCGGATCCGGGCGGTGGCCAGGACGGCCCGGAAGACCCGGTCGACGGCTGGCCAGGCCAGCGCGGCGGCCTGGTGCGGGGCGAGCGGGACCGGGTCGATCACAGGCCGATCAGGCGCAGGGCGCGGAAGCCGTCCTCCGCGATGAGCCGGATCAGCCCGTCGTTGACGTCCCGGTGCTCGTCGAGGAGGGCGACCTCGTCCTCGGCGAGCCACCGGAACTCGGTGTGCTTGCCCGCCTCCAGCCGGGGGCGGTCGAGGTCGCCGTCGACCCGGACGAGGAAGTCGGTCTCGATCCGTTCGACGCCGTCGTCGGGGGTGTAGCGGTACTCCCCGACGGTGCCGAGCACCAGCGAGACGGTCCAGCCGGTCTCCTCGGTGACCTCGCGGAACAGCGCCTCCTCGACCGTCTCGCCCGGTTCGAGGTGACCGCCGACGATGTCCCAGGTGTTGGGAAAGAGCTTCCGGTGCGGGGACCGCCGCTGGATGAATATCCGGCCCTCGTCGTCGACGATCAGGGCTCCGGCGCAGCGTAGGGGCTCTGTGGACACGCGTCGAGACTAGCCACCCCGGTCCCGCCACCCGTACGGCCGGCTTGTACTTCCGCGGTACGGCGTCCAGTCTGTCCCTACCGGTATCTCCGTCGATGAGGACGTGATGAATGATGCGGGTACGTGAAGCGATGTCCGGGGACGTCCTGGTGGTCGGTCCCGAGCACACTCTCCGGCAGACCGCCGAGATGATGGCCGGGCGGGGCGTCGGCTCCGCGGTGGTCGTCGACCCCGACTCGGAGGGCGTCGGCATCATCACCGAACGCGACGTGCTCAAGGCCGTCGGCGCGGGTCTCGACGTCGACGTGGAGCGCACCGCTGCCCACCTGACCTGGGACGCCGTCTACGCCGGGCCGGACTGGACCGTGCACGAGGCGGCCGAGGCGATGTCCCGGGGCGGCTTCCGGCATCTGGTGGTGCTGGACGACGGCGAGGTGGTCGGGATGATCTCGGTTCGGGACATCGTCCGGGTCTGGGTGGGCGCTCCGGCGGTCGCCTCGATCTGACGCCGGCCGGGCGGGGTCCGCCCAAGATACGGACATTGTCGTGCCTGCGCCCGGGACGCTTTCGGCGCCCGTACGCTGGGTAGTCATGACTGTCGAGCAACTGATCTCCTTCGCCCGTGGGGCGCCGTCGCTGGACATCGTCGACGTCGAGGGGCTGAAGGCCGCGGCCGTCCGCGCCTTCGACGCCGACCCGGCCGGCATCACCGGGTACGGGACATCCGTCGGATACCCACCCTTGCGGAAGTGGATCGCCGACAAGCACGGCGTCGACGTCGACCAGGTTCTGGTCACCAACGGATCGCTGCAGGCCGACGCGTTCCTGTTCCAGCACCTGGTGCGCCCCGGTGACGCGGTCGTGGTGGAGCGCCCGACCTACGACCGGACCCTGCTGAACCTGCAGAACCTCGGCGGCGAGCTGCATCCGGTCACCATCGCGCCGGACGGGGTGGACACCGAAGAGCTGGGCAAGCTCCTGGAGTCCGGGGTACGCCCCAAGCTGGCGCACATCATCCCCAACTTCCAGAACCCGGCCGGGGTGACCCTGTCGCTGGAGAAGCGGCAGGCGCTGCTCGACCTCGCGGCCGAGTACGACTTCACGATCTTCGAGGACGACCCGTACGCGGACGTCCGGTTCCGGGGTGAGCCGCTGCCCTCGATGCTCTCGCTGGACCGGCAGGGCACCGTGGTGCACGCCTCCAGCTTCACCAAGACGGTCTGCCCCGGGGTCCGGGTCGGCTACCTGGTCGGCCCCGCCCCGCTGATCGCGCACGTCGCCAGGGAGGCGACGAACCTCTACATCTCGCCCGGCCTGGTGGCCCAGGCGATCGTCTACCAGTTCTGTGTCAACGGCGACCTGGAGCGCTCGATCCGGACCGTCAGCACCGCCCTGGGGGAGCGGGCGGCCAGGCTGGCGGCGGCGTTGCGCGAGCACATCCCGGACGCCCGGTTCACCGAGCCGAACGGCGGCTACTTCCTCTGGATCGAGCTGCCGCAGAGCGTGCACGTGGACGCGCTGGCGCCGGCGGCGGCCGAGCGGGGTGTCACGGTGGTGAAGGGGAGCGACTTCCTGGTGGAGGGGGGTCGGCACGCGCTGCGGCTGGCCTACTCCGGGGTGACGGTCGACCAGATCGACGAGGGGGTCCGCCGACTCGCCGACGCGGTCCGGGCGGTACGCCAGTAGCCGCAGCCTCCATTGCAGGTCTGTTGTAGGTCGGAAGACTATTGTCAGATATTTGACAATAGTGGTCGTCGGCGAATTCAGGGCTTCCTACGCGCCGGTAGCCGGCCCACAATGCTGCGAGCGCCACTCGCGTCGAGACCCCCGCCCCGGCCCCGGGACGGCGGGCTTCCGCCGTGGTTGGTGCGCCAGAGCAGAACCCCCGCCCCCAACGGTGCCGGGTGGGCCGTCCGCACCTTACCCCCCGACGTGGACGGTCCACCCGGCACCACTTTTCCGCCCCGCCTTCCGAGACGGACCTTCGCACCTGCCGTGCGACCAGGGGTGATCCGCGACATGTCCGGCCCCCGGCATCGGCGGCGTACGCTGCAACGCGCACCCGAACGGGCCGAAAGGGGGCGGTGGCGATGCCGGACCAGACCGATTCCGAGCGAGTGGCGGTCAGTGGGAACAGCCGGCCGAGACCCCGGGCCTGGGCCGCCCCGGTCCGCGCGGCGGTGACCCGGATGCTCAGCACCGAGGTGGGGCAGCAGCGGAACCCGGAGAACTCCCGCCCGGACGGGCAGGGCGTGGTCGACTGCGGGCTCTACGTCGACGGCGTACGGCAGCCGGGGCAGCTGGGCTATGCCGAGGCACTGGACGCCGCCCGTCAGCAGGCCGGTGCGTTCGTGTGGCTCGGCCTGCACGAGCCGAGCCAGGCGGAGATGGCCGGCATCGCCGACGCGTACGGGCTGCACGAACTGGCAGTCGAGGACGCCGTCAAGGCGGAGCAGCGCCCCAAGCTGGAACGTTTCGGCGAGGTCAGCTTCCTGGTGCTGCGTACCGTCCGGTATGTCCGGCACGGCGAGCTGACCGAGAACTCCGACGTGATCGAGACCGGCCAGATGATGCTCTTCATCGGGCCGAACTTCGTGCTCACCGTCCGGCACGGCGACGCCTGCCGGCTCGCGCCGGTCCGCACCGAACTGGAGGCCCGGCAGGAGATCCTCCGGCAGGGGCCGTGGGCGGTGGCGTACGCGGTGATGGACCGGGTGGTGGACATCTACCTGGAGGTCACCGACCAGGTCGGCGACGATCTCGACCTGCTGGAGGGCGAGGTCTTCGCCCGGCAGGCGCACGGCCGGATCCAGCGGATCTACCAGATGAAGCGGGAACTGGTGGAGTTCAAGCGGGCGGTCGTCCCGCTGCAACGGCCGATGATGACGCTGACCGCCCAGGTGAACCGGGAGATCCCGAAGGAGATCCGGCGGTACTTCCGGGACGTGCAGGACCACCTGACCCGGACGGTCGAGCAGGTCAACTCCTACGACGACCTGCTCAACTCGATCCTCCAGGCCCGGCTGGCCCAGGTGACGGTCGACCAGAACAACGACATGCGCAAGATCGCCGCGTGGGCCGCCATCGCGGCCGTCTGGACGGCGATCGCCGGCATCTACGGGATGAACTTCGACTTCATGCCGGAGACCAGCTGGAAGTACGGCTATCCGGTGGTACTCGCGCTGATGCTGGTGATCTCGCTCGGCCTGTACCGCTGGTTCCGCCGCAACCGCTGGCTCTGATCCGCAGGGCCCGGTACGGCGGCGGCGTGGGACCGGAAGCCCCACGCCGCCCGAGCGAACCGACCGCCGCTCTAGTTGCCGCTGTTGCGCGAGGCGGCGGTGCCGAGCAGCCCGTCGGACTTGTCGCCGCCCTTCCCGCCCGCCTTCCTGGCCCCGTCGGTGATCGGACCGGTCGAGATCTTCTCGCCGGCCGTCGAGGTCTTCTCGCCGGCCGTCGCCGTACGGTCCGGCTTCTCCGTCGGCACCGACTTCGGCCCGGCGTCGCCGCCCCGGGTCGGGCCGCCCGCCGAGCTGCCCATGATCGTGGCGGCGTCGTCCCGTACGGCGTCCAGGGTCGCCGCCGGGTCGTACTCGTCCCACGGGCGCTGCCCGCGCCGCCGCATCGCGGCCGTGCCCAGCACACCGGCCACCGCCCCCGCGACCAGCAGCCCGGTCAGGACCGGCCAGCGTCGACGCATCGTCGAGTTCTTCTTCCGCATCGCCCTCATCTTCTTCGACCTCGTCCTGCGGGCGACCGAGCCTGCCTGGCGGGCGCCGTCCGTGGCGGCCGTGGCCAGCGGCGCGAACCTGGTCACCGCCGACTCCCAGCCGTCCGACGCCGTCGTCCGCACCCTGGTCGCGGTCGGCCCGAGAACGGCCCGGGCGGCGTACGCCCGCGGCCCCACCGTGGCCCCGACCCCGGACGCCGCGTGGGTGGCCGCCCGCATCAGGTGATCGAGGCTTTCGCCCAGTTCGGCCTTGACGAGCTTCCTGCGGGATCTGCGCCCCCCGAATCCAAACACCGGTCCCCACCTCCTTGGGTGTTGTTCCCCCGTCATCCTGCACCCTCGGATGCGCCCGCACTGCCAGAACGGGCACATGGGAGGATCCGCTTAGAACCACCTACCAGCGCCGGCCTGCGCCTCCTGGCCGGCGGACCGCCCCGCCGGCCGGCAACTCGCGGCCGGCGGCATGTCGATCGAGGAGTACTCGTGGCCGAGGCCGCCTACGCAATCCTGCACACCAACGCCGGTCCGATCCGGCTGGAGTTGTTTCCGAACCACGCCCCCAAGACCGTGCGCAACTTCGTGGAACTCGCCGAGGGGACCCGGCAGTACACCGACCCGCGCACCGGCCAGCAGGGCAGCGGGCCGTACTACGACGGCACCATCTCGCACCGCGTGATCAGCGGATTCATGGTCCAGATGGGTGACCCGACCGGCACCGGCCGGGGTGGCCCGGGTTACAACTTCGCCGACGAGTTCCACCCGGACCTGCGGTTCGACCGGCCGTACCTGCTCGCGATGGCGAACGCCGGGCCGGGCACCAACGGGTCGCAGTTCTTCATCACGGTGGCCCCGACCCCGCACCTGAACAACCGGCACACCATCTTCGGTCAGGTTGCCGACGAGGAGTCGGCGAAGGTCGTCGACGCGATCGCCAACACCCCGACCGGTGCCCAGGACCGGCCGGTCCAGGACGTGGTCATCGAGCGCGTCGAGATCGAGCGTAAGGACGGCTGACGTCTATCCCGGGGTACCTTTGCGTGCATGACTCGTAGCGGGCGGAGGTCGCAGATGGTCGGGCGTGGCGGAGGAGCGGCATGAGCGAGTCTCCGCCGACCACACCGGTCTGCTACCGCCACCCGTCCCGGGAGACCTACGTCCGGTGCACCCGGTGCGACCGGCCGATCTGCCCGGACTGCATGCGGGAGGCCTCGGTCGGGCACCAGTGCCCGGAGTGCGTGGCGGAGGGCCGCCGCGGGCAACGGCCGGCGCGTACCGCCTTCGGTGGCGGTACCGCCGGCCGCCGGGGATACGTCACCAAGACGCTGATCGCGATAAACGTGGCGTTGATCCTGATCTCCATCTACACCGCCCGGAGCGGCGACGCGGTGGCCGGAGCGGGCTTCGGCGGCCTGCTCGGCGGGGAGACCCCGCTGACCAGCTGGGGCGGGGTGCTCGGCCTGGACTGGTTCGGCCCGTTCGGCACCGAGGAGGGCATCGCGGCCGGCGAGTACTACCGGCTCTTCACCGCGATGTTCCTGCACTACGGGCTGCTGCACCTGCTGATGAACATGTGGGCGCTCTGGGTGCTCGGCCGCTCTCTGGAGGCGACCCTCGGCCCGCTGCGGTTCCTGGCGCTCTATCTGGTCGCGGGCGTCGGCGGCAACGTCGCGGCGTACCTGTTCACCGCGCCGTACAAGACCACGGTCGGCGCGTCCACGGCGATCTTCGGGCTCTTCGCCGCGCTCTTCGTGATCATGCGTCGGCTGGGTCGGGACACCTCGTCGGTGATCCCGATCCTGGTGGTCAACCTGGTCTTCACCTTCGCCGTGCCGGGGATCTCCATCGCCGGCCACCTGGGCGGGCTGACCGCCGGTGCCGCGATGGCCCTGGTGCTCGCCTACGCCCCTCGGGCCCACCGGACGCTGTTCCAGCTCGGCGGCGGCGCGGTCATCGGCCTGGTGCTGATCGGCCTGACCGTGATGCAGTCCGCCGCCCTGCTCGCCTGACGTCCCGCCGCCCTGCTGGGCTGAGTTGCCGTTCCCCGACCCGCCCGTTCCTGCCCGACTGGGCTCGCGTTCCCGGCCGGACCCGTTCGGGGCGGGGTCAGCGGATCGGGGCGCCGCCGGCCGGGCCGGTCGCGCGTACGG is from Micromonospora sp. WMMD1102 and encodes:
- a CDS encoding sugar transferase, with translation MGEVTTSLQRPVGNGQPSTLRHVDSFEIQPPTAPQPNGVPRSAWARARRRVSRWHRPYIAILLLLDFGAAVLASWLAIQSFDQAAAGFTDADKDPTWFHTVSYLLLPLGWLIVLWANGAYDRRYLGLGTDEFKRVTRAGVAVAASVSFLAFATKTDLSRWTVGTALLGTLLLVLVARSTARLLLHTVRRRAGQAAQRIVLVGTLPEALEVYKAIKRVPAAGLVPVAIHLTDGYAAARGIETPIPVYAGRDILSLVREVGGDTIAVCGSASTEPGELRRLAWQLEGSGVDLIVAPQLTDIAGPRVHIRPIEGLPLLHVEEPTLSGPALLAKNLLDRFAAGLGLLLLVPLFVAVAVAIRISDPGPVFFRQPRVGHEGRTFRVWKFRTMYVDAEQRLASLVDQNETDGMLFKIKEDPRVFPAGRFLRASSLDELPQLINVLRGEMSLVGPRPLPADDGDFLGDVRRRLLVRPGITGLWQVSGRSDLSWDEAVRLDLYYVDNWSLAYDLSILWRTVGVVLARKGAY
- a CDS encoding DNA-formamidopyrimidine glycosylase family protein, whose product is MPELPEVEALAGYLRERAVGRRVDRIEVAAISALKTYDPAPSAAAGRQVTTAGRHGKFLDVTLAGDGVPDVHLVVHLARAGWLHYRESFNSGLPLKPGKGPIALRVRLDDGSGFDLTEAGTQKKLAVYLVTDPAQVPGVARLGPDALAAELSTFAERLRGRRGQVKGVLTDQEVLAGIGNAYSDEILHTAKLSPFALTNRLTDEQLATLHAATRQVLGDAVERSLGQRAAELKGEKRAGLRVHARTGLPCPVCADTIREVSFADSSLQYCPKCQTGGKPLADRRLSRLVR
- a CDS encoding glycosyltransferase family 4 protein — translated: MQVIVAHNRYREAQPSGENTIVDQEIVQLRAAGVTVRPFLRSSDEIAEFSPTAKALLPISPIYAPKAQQELSRLITEHRPDVLHLHNPYPLLSPWVVRTAHKHGVPVVQTVHNYRQVCSSGLYFRDGRICQDCRGRALGVPAIVHRCYRGSRAQSALMATTLAVHRPTWRSVDRYIALTSGIAAHLRDYGIPDDRIVVKPNAIPDPGPPPPLGDGFLFFGRLSPEKGVGLLLDAWRRHPVGALGPLRIAGDGELRPLAEAAAAERADVEFLGPLDRAGVAAALRATAVVLAVPTWHDVLPTVVIEALAAGRPVLGTALGGIPYLVGADDPGGPAGWLVPADPAALAAALPAARDGATGSAPLARARYERTFHPDVVTKRLLDVYAQL
- a CDS encoding CDP-alcohol phosphatidyltransferase family protein, coding for MQSVNISADLVPPPTAADFYRVNRGGGLFSEAISQRIGAALALAAHRTGLPPTALTMANLVLGLAVSVTVVTLAGPVAAGEVPAWLVGLAALLGWQLAYALDCADGQLARVTGQGSPAGARVDVLCDVAAQIALVTALSATAVAQRPSAPIWLVAAFAGTWMVNLVTSVMAAGPNAASMVTSTSLPVRLVKLIRDYGAVIFLAGLVLMVVPEWTTWLIAAFTLVNGGFLLASIAFSARASLR
- a CDS encoding iron-containing alcohol dehydrogenase family protein, coding for MPLLARTVNTPLVIDVRRGAVADLGGLLADRRISAGGEVAVVVGPGQGERIAELCRPGLGNADVFTVTGGTLDAAQELGDQLRRRSYDAVVGIGGGRTIDTAKWAASRYGIPMVSVATSLAHDGIASPTASLDHDGGKGSYGVHIPIAIVVDLDFVENGPDRQTQAGIGDALSNLSAVADWELAHRVRAEPIDGLAVTLARSGAEALVNHPGKITDDAFLTTLAEALILGGIASSICGSTRPVSGGCHEISHALDRLNPGTASHGEQVGLGALFCTYLRGDLERFGQLASCLHRHGLPTTPAELGLGDDEFVAAVGHAPSTRPDRYTILEHLDLPAAAIAERLANYVDAIREHLG
- a CDS encoding phosphocholine cytidylyltransferase family protein, whose amino-acid sequence is MIGVVLAAGAGRRLRPYTDTLPKALIPVDGETTILDIALRNLARVGLTDVTVVVGYAAEAVRARQSALEDRYGVTLTLVQNDRAEEWNNAYSLWLAREHLAQDALLVNGDTVHPVDVEQTLLAARGPGILLAVDTVKKLAEEEMKTVFDDSGQLTRISKLLDPAQAYGEYIGATLIEGRIAGELADALEATWRRDPNLYYEDGYQEFARRGGEVRAAPIGDLPWVEVDNHEDLARAREIACHY